The genomic stretch TGCAAAGACTGGGAAAGAGAGCGGGGTATAGTGTAATGGATTAAGAGCATCACAGGAGATGACAGAAAAGCTTACTGTAGGTTTTGCAAATCAGAAATGCGAGCCCACCACGCCGATCTTATTTCTCATGAACAAACGGCTGATGGCTGCACATATTGCATGCCACTCCAGCATTGCAACTGTAGATCACCTGGGATGTGTTGTTGAAGACATTATCTTCAATAATATCCACAGAACAAAATGCACAGTGCTCATCAATGCAGTTATAGGGCCTGCAGTGCATGAGGAACTAATAAAGGACATTGGGAATGAGTCTTACTCATTGATTATTGATGAAAGTACTGATGTCACAACCAAGAAGCAACTGTGTGTGGTGATAAGATAGCACAGCAAGAAACTCTGTCAAATCACATTTAATAATCAACATTCCAGCTGGTAATTCACTGACCATTGCCAATGCTTTGTTCAAGTTTCTTGATGACAATAAATTGCCCATTGAAAAACACAAGAAAAAATCAGGGTGAGTAACTTTTACAAGCGTTATTTttgagtctacacacacacagacacttctTTCAGTCATCTGTCTGTAAAGTCtcattccccctctttctctaaCTCATCCCTCATTATATCTCTGTCTgttcctctactctctgtctctgttatgTGGTGATGGGGAATGGCAGCAGCACCAGCTTGTATGGGGATCACCAGTATTCTGCCCTGGAATTGCGTTCCcgtgcaaaactagacagatagctaacaactgagtcttcaataaaacttccaaggcgtgacttttcttgaacgaatgtattgaaaacgtttatgttgtgaaactgcaaatacagaaaataatatactttagtattcaattcacattgacatactgtagctgtacattatacatttcaagttgaagttgcataaatacaaagcaagtgccaagtttccatatatctggcatgacgacaaaccaaatagataattactctatgagtaacaactagccaactcctttcattactctaataatgtacaaacacctctgtacaataacaaagcatattacactagaaacagtaacaaactatagtatgttttacacttcttttacatgacgcacgagcaaactaatacagctaacggcatccatgaaagtcaatgcaatttgcgtgagtaaatgtaaccaattaactttgataagtaagcaattctgtcaataacgatattatcatcacttgtaatatgcttgaattgaacttacaaacaaatattttccgaggctgaagcgtaacaataaatagttgcactgaaagaactgtacagtaacgttgtttctagctgcttgtcgcgtgcataataacaactttacttccgggttttcgtacataattctaagtaccagaaagctccactagggggcgctaaacaccatggaacacaatgaaagtcactcttaatcactataataaaataatctgttaccttctaacaagatggcagcacactCCCCGCCTGGTATAATGAGATTGTGCCACTATGAAATCAAATATTTTGCCTCTAGGATGCTTCAGAAAGAAGAACAACGATCTCTGAGATTGGTCTCAGAAACACCTTAGCAATCCCTTGCTTGACAACCTTTAGTTCTACTTTCCTGACCTTTCCGTCAGTACTGGGAAAGGTTTTGACCACAAGTCCGACTGGCCAGTCATTTCTGTGCGTCTGACTGTCTTTCAATAAGACAACATCTCCCACTTTCACGTTTGGCTTTTCTGCTGTCCATTTTCTGCGTCTCTGCAGTGTTGTCAGGTACTCCTGTCTCCACCTTTTCCAAAAAGTGTCAGCGAGACACTGGACTTGCTTCCACTGTTTTCCATGAAGATCGTTCATGTGGAAATATCCAGAAGGGGCTGAGGTAGCGTTGGTCTTTTGTGTCAGTAACATTGAGGGTGTAAGAATGGCAGGCATGTCAGGATCGGTTGACACTGACACTAGGGGTCTCGCATTGATTATTGCCATAACTTCAGACATAAGAGTGCTCAAGACCTCATGTGTGAGACGAGTGGAGCCCGTCTGAAACAGCATAGCATCAAGGATACGTCTGGCAACCCCAATGAGTCTCTCCCAAGAACCACCCATATGAGACGAGTGTGGGGGATTAAATATCCAAGTACATCCCTTGTCTGAGAGGTATTTAGTCAACTCTGAGTCATTTGTGTCGATTCCCAGTTCCCTGCAGGCACCTATAAAGTTTGTACCTCGATCAGAGCGTAGCACTTTTGCTGGACCACGGATAGAGAAAAAACGCCTCAGCGCGTTGATGAAGCTGGATGTGGACATGGATTCGATGAGCTCAATATGGACTGCTCTAGTAGACATACATGTAAAGAGTACCGCCCATCGCTTGGAGTCTGCACTACCACCTCTAGTGCGACGAGTTATGACattccatggtccaaacacatcaagtccAACACTGGTGAATGGTGGCTCTGATGTGAGTCTGTCTGCAGGTAAGTCCGCCATCTTTTGGTCAACTGACTTTCCTCTAACCTTACGGCAGGTGACACACTTGTGGATGATACCAGAGACCAGATGTTTGCTCCCAATAATCCAGAAGCCTGCTGCTCGAATAGCTCCATCTGAAAAATGACGGCCCTGGTGAGCCACTTGCTCGTGATAATGTCTTACCAGCAGAGTGGCGACATGATGCGTCCGTGGGATGATGAGAGGATGTTTTTCGTCTTGTGACAGGTCGGCAGAGGATAATCGGCCTCCCACCCTCAGCAACCCATCCTCATCAATCACTGGGTTCAGCTTTTTGAGTGTACTTTGTTTTGGTAACTCCTTTCCTTTCTCAAGGCATTTTAATTCCTCTTTGAAGGCTTCATGTTGCACACAGTGAATGATTGCTGTTTTGGCTTGTGATAACTCACTTGTACTGCATGGTTTTTTACACTGATGCCAGCCTCTGCAGTTGTTGCCGTCCGCACTTTTGTGAAAGGATCTGGCAACATGAATGAGTCGTGCTGTGGCTCGATTGAGAGCTTTCCAGTTCGAGAACCCCTCAAAGCGATGAGAGCCGAATTGAGCTCCAGAAACCTTAGTGACGAAGGCAGTGACGTCTGGCCGAATCTCTGCGTCTGCGTCAGGCTCTACAAGGTCAAAATTGATGGTCTCAGACTCACTTGAGTTTGCTTGAGCCAGAAAAGGGGGACCTGAGAACCAACTGGTGTGCTTTAAGAGTGCGGCTCGTATGGGCCTGGTTGCTTGGTCTGCTGGATTGCTGTCAGTGTTTACAGTTGTGCTTGGATCTCTCGAGTGCCCtgtagagagagaaatgtgttgCTGAGCTACGCTGCTGTAGTTCTCTTTCACCTGGATGATGTCAGGGCAAGGGCTCAGATAGGACGTGCGACCATTTTGAAGTATGTTTGTCCTGAACACGTTAACACTGGCTGGTCGGTGAGCCGTTCCCAGACAAACTTCACCCACGATGACCCACCCGAGGTCGAGTCGCTGTGCATAAGGAGTGTCGTGGGGGCCCATTGATTTGTTCTCGTACCTTGTGTACCCTTAAGATGTCTCGTCCTAAGAGCAGGAGAATGGGAGCGTCTGGGTCTACAGCTGGAATTTTGTCCGCCACTGGTTGCAGATGGGGATGATAATGCGCAATGTCTGGGGAGGGAATCTCCATTCTATCGTCTGGCATCATGTCACACTCTATCAGAGTAGGGAGAGTGAGCTGCTTGTGTCCGTCTATAGACTCCACCATGAAGTTGACGGCTCTCCTGCCTGAAGTCTCTGTTACCCCAGAACAGGTCTTCATGGTGTATGGAGCAGAGTTGTCATTGATGTTGAAGAGATTGAAAAACCCTGTCTTGGCCAGAGATTTGTTGCTCTGTTCATCAAGCACTGCATACATTTTGAcagctttctctcttttcccagcTGGATAAGCTTTGACTAGGCATATTTTTGAACATGATCTTGGATTGGCTGCCTCACCACAGATCTCGGTACACTTTGAGGTGACTGATAGAAGAGCATCTTCACCTTGCTCCCCGCCATGCTCTTTCTCTGCTGTAGCGGTGTCTATCGTTGAAGGAGCTGGACCTGGATGCAGAGCAGCAAGATGTCTGTCGCTGTCACACTCGGAGCACTTGATTGACACCTTACAGTCTTTAGCTCTGTGCTGAGTTGACCCACAACATCGGAAACAAATGCCATTCTCTTTGAGATATGATTTGCGCTCATCTAGAGTTTTGAATCTAAACCCGCGACACTTTTTAAGAGGATGAGGCTTGTTATGTATTGGACAGTGATGGTCAGGGCTTTCAACCTTTGTCTTACTGGGTTTGGTTTGGTGGTCTGAGGGCTCAGATGACACATCTGTTTTGTGTACAGTCACAGGTGTCTTGCTGTTGTACCTGACAGGTTTCTCACTTTTCACAGACACCTGGGTAGTtgaggtgtagagggtgaagctggggTCGTTTCTAATTTTCGCCTGGTTCCTGATGAATCTCGAGAAAAACGAGAATGGTGGGAATGCTACCCGATAGTCCTCCTTGTATTTGGATCCCTGTGCTATCCATTTCTCTTGTAAACTGAATGGAAGTttctctactatagggtttacccCACGAGATGTGTCCAGATAAGCGAGGCCTGGAAGGTACCCTTCTTCTTTAGCACACTCCAGTTCGAGAAGAATGTCACCCAGTTCTCTTAGTTTGTGATTGTCTTTGTTAGACAGTTTTGGAAATTCATCAATTTTCTTCAACAGTGCATTCTCGATC from Coregonus clupeaformis isolate EN_2021a chromosome 21, ASM2061545v1, whole genome shotgun sequence encodes the following:
- the LOC121534791 gene encoding uncharacterized protein LOC121534791 → MGPHDTPYAQRLDLGWVIVGEVCLGTAHRPASVNVFRTNILQNGRTSYLSPCPDIIQVKENYSSVAQQHISLSTGHSRDPSTTVNTDSNPADQATRPIRAALLKHTSWFSGPPFLAQANSSESETINFDLVEPDADAEIRPDVTAFVTKVSGAQFGSHRFEGFSNWKALNRATARLIHVARSFHKSADGNNCRGWHQCKKPCSTSELSQAKTAIIHCVQHEAFKEELKCLEKGKELPKQSTLKKLNPVIDEDGLLRVGGRLSSADLSQDEKHPLIIPRTHHVATLLVRHYHEQVAHQGRHFSDGAIRAAGFWIIGSKHLVSGIIHKCVTCRKVRGKSVDQKMADLPADRLTSEPPFTSVGLDVFGPWNVITRRTRGGSADSKRWAVLFTCMSTRAVHIELIESMSTSSFINALRRFFSIRGPAKVLRSDRGTNFIGACRELGIDTNDSELTKYLSDKGCTWIFNPPHSSHMGGSWERLIGVARRILDAMLFQTGSTRLTHEVLSTLMSEVMAIINARPLVSVSTDPDMPAILTPSMLLTQKTNATSAPSGYFHMNDLHGKQWKQVQCLADTFWKRWRQEYLTTLQRRRKWTAEKPNVKVGDVVLLKDSQTHRNDWPVGLVVKTFPSTDGKVRKVELKVVKQGIAKVFLRPISEIVVLLSEAS